A DNA window from Arachis hypogaea cultivar Tifrunner chromosome 18, arahy.Tifrunner.gnm2.J5K5, whole genome shotgun sequence contains the following coding sequences:
- the LOC140181418 gene encoding uncharacterized protein: MAGGLALAWKEGVKVKVVKVEEFFILFSIEDQERQLIWKVFAVHLHSSDHIRNNQYEVLLNLMENRGERHLIIGDFNVILSNQEKQGGREKSAQSIQSFQDFINKGQLIDMGFNGDKFTWWNRSCQDSAIRERLDRGLLSPKLREEYPWANVTHLEDTGSDHRPLLMCTNQTTHKGKRRFRFQERWCGMAEVDKIVSEAWLTSFPGSSMYQLFQKLKKYRHELVKWQSAGISNSKKKIDELKALLSVATTDPTTADKEHILLLEDEIAAAHISEERYWKEKSRVSWLKWGDQNTKFFHAKTSPEIEETRYGN; this comes from the coding sequence ATGGCTGGTGGACTAGCGCTTGCATGGAAAGAGGGTGTAAAGGTGAAAGTGGTAAAAGTTGAGGAGTTTTTCATCCTTTTTTCCATAGAGGATCAAGAAAGACAGCTGATTTGGAAAGTCTTTGCAGTACATTTACACAGCTCTGATCACATTCGCAATAACCAATATGAGGTGCTGCTAAATCTTATGGAGAATAGGGGAGAACGGCACTTAATAATTGGTGATTTCAATGTAATTTTGTCTAATCAAGAAAAACAGGGAGGAAGGGAGAAATCAGCTCAATCAATCCAATCTTTCCAAGACTTTATCAACAAAGGACAATTGATAGATATGGGTTTTAATGGTGATAAGTTTACCTGGTGGAACCGAAGTTGCCAAGATAGTGCTATTCGAGAAAGACTAGACCGAGGACTCCTATCTCCTAAACTAAGAGAGGAGTATCCTTGGGCCAATGTTACTCACTTAGAAGACACAGGATCAGACCACAGACCGCTCTTGATGTGCACTAACCAGACAACACATAAGGGCAAGAGGCGCTTCAGATTTCAAGAGAGATGGTGTGGAATGGCAGAGGTTGATAAAATTGTATCTGAGGCATGGCTGACTTCTTTTCCAGGTTCATCAATGTACCAACTGTTTCAGAAATTAAAGAAGTACAGACATGAACTGGTTAAATGGCAATCAGCTGGAATAAGTAACTCTAAAAAGAAGATAGACGAGCTGAAAGCACTATTATCAGTGGCCACGACAGACCCAACAACAGCAGACAAAGAACATATTCTATTATTAGAAGATGAAATAGCTGCCGCCCACATTAGTGAGGAACGCTACTGGAAAGAAAAATCAAGAGTGAGCTGGCTAAAATGGGGAGATCAAAATACCAAGTTTTTTCATGCAAAAACCAGTccagaaatagaagaaacaagatatGGAAATTAG